Proteins from a single region of Primulina tabacum isolate GXHZ01 chromosome 5, ASM2559414v2, whole genome shotgun sequence:
- the LOC142547766 gene encoding uncharacterized protein LOC142547766: protein MRDFPSCFGENGVQVADASCSSVGASKISQNSVTSIYKCKLFAKTCLISIMWGKNLMGQCLSVEIGDVSNNFMCKVDVRSSLFSKKKGSKSFEVNSSKLEVFWDLSLAKFGSGLEPTEGYYIAVVCKGEMVLVIGDLKKEALQKTGAKFSLSSAIFISKREHIYGKRVFGTKAQFCDNGQIHDLRIEYDMDLSDDPCLFVRVDAKTVMQIKHLKWKFRGNHTILVDGLPVEVFWDVHNWFFGQSLGNAVFMFQTSSSAEKLWASPSISDSSMNSWSCSESFRESKSSGLGFSLFLYAWKNE from the coding sequence ATGAGGGATTTCCCGTCTTGCTTTGGGGAAAATGGAGTTCAAGTTGCCGATGCTTCTTGCTCAAGTGTGGGGGCGAGTAAAATCTCTCAGAATTCTGTTACCTCTATTTATAAATGTAAATTGTTTGCTAAAACTTGTTTAATCAGCATTATGTGGGGCAAAAACTTGATGGGTCAATGTCTTAGTGTTGAAATAGGTGATGTATCGAATAATTTCATGTGTAAAGTAGACGTGAGATCTTCTCTGTTCTCCAAGAAGAAAGGGTCCAAGTCTTTTGAAGTGAATTCGAGTAAACTTGAAGTTTTTTGGGATCTTTCTTTGGCAAAATTTGGATCTGGGCTTGAGCCAACAGAGGGATATTATATTGCAGTTGTGTGTAAAGGGGAGATGGTTCTGGTTATTGGGGATCTGAAGAAGGAGGCGCTCCAGAAAACTGGGGCAAAATTTTCCCTCTCTAGTGCAATTTTCATTTCTAAGAGAGAACACATTTATGGGAAGAGGGTTTTTGGTACTAAGGCACAATTTTGTGATAATGGGCAGATTCATGACCTGAGAATTGAATATGACATGGATTTGAGCGATGATCCGTGCCTTTTCGTTCGTGTTGATGCAAAAACTGTGATGCAGATCAAGCATCTGAAGTGGAAATTCCGAGGGAATCACACGATCTTGGTTGATGGGCTTCCGGTTGAAGTCTTTTGGGATGTTCATAATTGGTTTTTCGGGCAGAGTTTAGGGAATGCTGTGTTCATGTTTCAAACTAGTTCATCAGCTGAGAAGTTGTGGGCTAGCCCCTCGATTTCGGATTCATCTATGAATTCCTGGAGCTGCTCGGAGAGTTTCAGGGAATCTAAATCATCAGGTCTTGGTTTTTCTCTGTTTTTGTATGCTTGGAAGAATGAATAG
- the LOC142547767 gene encoding putative linoleate 9S-lipoxygenase 5, whose protein sequence is MLEKFFETVCGTSRDGSKIEKKKKKIKGTVVLKKKNVVDCTDVCASVLDKTYEIFGKAVSFHLISSTHGDPANGGRGKLGKAAYLEKWVSKITSLSGEFNVTFHWDIETLGIPGALIVKNNHYSQFYLKTVELHDVPQHGTLHFVCNSWVYPMRRYEYNRVFFTNKTYLPGDTPEPLRLYRDEELIYLRGTGSGMLKPWDRVYDYAYYNDLASPEKGIDYSRPVLGGSKEYPYPRRGRTGRPPNEKDPNSETRLPLLSLNVYVPKDEKFSQVKFSDFIGDALKSLGQVLIPEIKSLFDKTFNEFDTFQDVLNLYEGGIKLPDGVSLHKIRKRIPWELLKELLHSDGERFLKFPMPDVIKEDRTAWRTDEEFGREMLAGVNPVNIRHLEEFPPTSKLDPQVYGYQHSTMTREHIEKHMQGFTVEHAIASNRLFILDHHDAMMTYLRRINTTATKTYATRTLLLLQENGTLKPIAIELSLPHENGDKHGAVSQVFTPCQTGVEGTIWQLAKAYAAVNDSGYHQLISHWLNTHAVIEPFIIATNRQLSVLHPIYKILKPHFRDTMHINALARQILINAGGVVEATVFPARYAMEMSSAVYKNWNFTEQGLPEDLLKRGMAIKDSTKPHGLRLLIDDYPYAVDGLDIWSAIEAWVDKYCRLYYPSNETIQADFELQSWWTEIREVGHGDIKNEQWWPKLQTQQELIKTCSTIIWIASALHAAVNFGQYPYAGYLPNRPTVSRRLMPKPGTHEFTELESNPDSAFLKTITAQFQTLLGVSLIEILSRHSTDEIYLGQRDDPEWTDDDRARDAFREFSCTLMEIEKRILERNNGRRLRNRWGPVRLPYTLLYPNTSDESKEGGLGVRGIPNSITI, encoded by the exons ATGCTGGAGAAATTCTTTGAAACTGTATGCGGAACGTCGAGGGACGGTTCAAAGattgaaaagaagaagaagaaaatcaaaggcACGGTTGTGTTGAAGAAAAAGAATGTGGTGGACTGCACTGATGTTTGTGCTTCAGTTCTTGATAAAACTTATGAGATCTTTGGTAAAGCTGTGTCGTTTCATCTCATCAGTAGTACTCATGGTGACCCTG CAAATGGAGGAAGAGGCAAGCTTGGGAAAGCAGCGTATTTGGAGAAATGGGTGTCAAAAATAACTTCACTTTCAGGAGAATTCAACGTTACATTTCATTGGGACATTGAAACTTTGGGAATTCCAGGTGCTCTTATcgttaaaaataatcattacaGCCAGTTTTACCTCAAGACTGTCGAATTACATGATGTTCCTCAACATGGTACACTCCATTTTGTGTGCAATTCTTGGGTTTATCCAATGCGTCGATACGAATACAACCGCGTGTTCTTCACAAATAAG aCATATTTGCCAGGTGACACACCGGAACCTCTACGTTTATACAGAGACGAAGAACTGATCTATCTTCGTGGGACTGGTTCGGGCATGCTGAAGCCTTGGGACCGAgtatatgattatgcatactACAATGACTTAGCAAGTCCCGAAAAAGGGATAGATTATTCTCGCCCGGTGCTCGGTGGATCAAAGGAATACCCTTATCCGCGTAGAGGAAGAACTGGTCGACCACCAAACGAAAAAG ATCCCAACTCTGAAACCAGATTGCCTCTCCTGAGTTTAAACGTTTACGTCCCGAAAGATGAGAAGTTTAGCCAAGTGAAGTTCTCTGATTTCATCGGCGATGCATTGAAATCCCTCGGTCAAGTGCTGATCCCGGAGATCAAATCCTTATTCGACAAAACTTTTAACGAGTTCGACACTTTCCAAGACGTGCTCAACCTATACGAAGGCGGGATCAAACTCCCTGATGGAGTTTCACTGCACAAAATCAGGAAACGCATCCCCTGGGAGCTGCTAAAAGAGCTCCTCCATTCGGATGGGGAGAGGTTCCTTAAGTTCCCTATGCCGGATGTAATAAAAG AGGATAGAACGGCTTGGAGAACGGATGAAGAGTTCGGGCGAGAAATGCTAGCTGGAGTGAACCCTGTGAACATACGACATCTTGAG GAGTTTCCACCTACAAGCAAGCTAGATCCCCAAGTGTACGGTTACCAGCACAGTACTATGACAAGAGAGCACATAGAAAAACACATGCAAGGGTTTACAGTTGAACAT GCAATAGCTAGTAACAGATTGTTCATATTAGATCATCATGACGCAATGATGACGTATCTCAGACGGATTAATACAACGGCCACGAAAACTTACGCCACTCGAACTCTCCTACTGCTCCAAGAAAACGGCACTTTGAAGCCAATAGCAATTGAATTAAGCTTGCCACATGAAAATGGAGACAAACATGGTGCTGTAAGCCAAGTATTTACTCCTTGTCAGACTGGAGTCGAAGGCACAATTTGGCAACTCGCTAAAGCTTACGCAGCAGTAAATGATtcgggataccatcagttgataAGCCACTG GTTGAATACACATGCGGTGATCGAGCCATTTATAATTGCAACAAATCGACAGCTGAGCGTGCTTCACCCGATATACAAGATTCTGAAACCACATTTCCgtgatacaatgcatataaacGCATTGGCACGGCAAATCTTGATCAATGCTGGTGGTGTGGTTGAGGCAACTGTTTTCCCAGCAAGATATGCCATGGAAATGTCTTCTGCTGTTTACAAGAATTGGAACTTCACTGAACAGGGACTTCCTGAAGATCTTCTTAAAAG AGGAATGGCGATAAAAGATTCAACCAAGCCCCACGGCCTTCGCCTCCTAATAGATGACTACCCTTATGCTGTTGATGGCCTAGACATCTGGTCAGCAATCGAAGCCTGGGTCGATAAATACTGTCGTTTATACTATCCCTCAAATGAAACAATTCAAGCAGACTTTGAGCTACAATCCTGGTGGACTGAGATACGTGAAGTTGGCCACGGAGACATAAAAAATGAGCAATGGTGGCCGAAACTACAGACGCAACAAGAACTCATCAAAACATGCTCGACCATAATTTGGATTGCTTCAGCCCTTCATGCAGCAGTAAATTTTGGGCAATATCCCTACGCTGGCTACCTCCCGAACCGTCCCACAGTGAGCCGACGCCTCATGCCGAAGCCAGGAACACACGAGTTCACAGAACTCGAATCAAATCCAGACTCGGCATTCTTGAAAACAATCACGGCCCAGTTCCAAACTCTTCTTGGTGTTTCTTTGATAGAAATCTTGTCGAGGCATTCCACGGATGAGATCTATCTCGGGCAGAGGGATGATCCAGAGTGGACAGATGATGATCGAGCAAGAGACGCATTTCGAGAGTTCAGTTGTACATTAATGGAGATTGAGAAGAGAATCTTGGAGAGGAATAATGGGAGGAGATTAAGGAATCGATGGGGTCCGGTTCGGCTGCCATATACATTATTGTATCCGAATACATCGGATGAAAGTAAGGAGGGTGGACTTGGGGTTAGGGGGATTCCTAATAGTATCACTATTTGA